A genomic region of Salvelinus namaycush isolate Seneca chromosome 7, SaNama_1.0, whole genome shotgun sequence contains the following coding sequences:
- the s100b gene encoding protein S100-B has translation MTDLESSLATIMEVFHKYAEKEGDKHKLKKSELKDLINEELPALTGQVKDQATMDSLMESLDTDGDSELDFQEFMTFITMVTVCCHDFCEHHEDE, from the exons ATGACTGACCTGGAGAGTTCACTGGCCACCATCATGGAGGTGTTCCATAAGTACGCAGAGAAAGAAGGGGACAAGCACAAACTGAAGAAAAGTGAACTGAAAGACTTGATCAATGAGGAGCTACCAGCCCTTACAGGG CAAGTGAAGGACCAGGCCACTATGGACAGTTTGATGGAGAGCCTGGACACGGACGGAGACTCGGAATTGGACTTCCAAGAGTTCATGACATTTATCACCATGGTAACTGTCTGTTGCCATGATTTCTGCGAGCACCATGAGGACGAGTAG